From Caminibacter mediatlanticus TB-2, the proteins below share one genomic window:
- a CDS encoding GatB/YqeY domain-containing protein — translation MTIIELKKMMMKAKKEDKVKANALMMLVDTAQKIAKENNEEVSEKHIIEAAKKLSKMAKESIEAGMEEAKKELAVYEEFLPKMLNEEDTKKVILEIIDEIGSKNIGEIMKKLKSRGDIDLSLASRIIKEI, via the coding sequence ATGACAATAATTGAACTTAAAAAAATGATGATGAAAGCAAAAAAAGAGGATAAAGTTAAAGCAAATGCATTAATGATGCTTGTTGATACTGCACAAAAAATAGCAAAAGAGAACAATGAAGAAGTAAGCGAAAAGCATATAATTGAAGCAGCAAAAAAACTTTCAAAAATGGCAAAAGAATCAATTGAAGCTGGAATGGAAGAAGCAAAAAAAGAATTAGCAGTTTATGAAGAGTTTTTACCTAAAATGTTAAATGAAGAAGATACTAAAAAAGTTATTTTAGAAATTATTGATGAAATTGGCAGTAAAAATATTGGCGAAATTATGAAAAAATTAAAATCAAGAGGAGATATTGATTTAAGTTTAGCAAGTAGAATAATAAAAGAGATTTAG
- the amrS gene encoding AmmeMemoRadiSam system radical SAM enzyme: MIYYEPLENGKIKCLLCRHHCTLKEGQVGICGVNMNKNGELVNLVYGHPSSINIDPIEKKPLFHFLPGSDVLSFGTVGCNFKCPFCQNWQIAHSNKVNDNIYVSPEEMVNLALQYNCKSIAYTYNEPSIFYPYARDVGILAKEVGLKNVFVTNGFESIYEIEDMKNWVDACNVDLKSFKSEYYKKVLKGNLEDVLDTIKRLKKANIWQEITTLIVPGDNDSEEELTKIAEFIASVGVEIPWHITRFHPDYKVTDKNPTPIETMLKAYKIGKKAGLKYVYLGNVAMPVITYCPKCNEELIIRSIYRVEKNILEIDENGNGFCPKCREKIEGVWK, translated from the coding sequence ATGATATATTACGAACCACTTGAAAATGGAAAAATTAAATGTTTGCTTTGTAGACATCATTGCACATTAAAAGAGGGTCAAGTTGGTATTTGTGGGGTGAATATGAACAAAAATGGAGAACTTGTAAACCTTGTTTATGGTCACCCTTCAAGTATCAATATAGACCCAATAGAAAAAAAACCTCTATTTCATTTTTTACCAGGAAGTGATGTTTTATCATTTGGAACAGTAGGATGTAATTTTAAATGTCCATTTTGTCAAAATTGGCAAATTGCACATTCAAATAAAGTAAACGATAATATATATGTTTCACCTGAGGAGATGGTAAATTTAGCTTTGCAATATAACTGCAAATCAATAGCTTATACATATAACGAACCAAGTATATTTTATCCTTATGCAAGAGATGTAGGAATTTTAGCAAAAGAAGTAGGATTAAAAAATGTTTTTGTAACAAACGGATTTGAAAGTATCTATGAAATAGAAGATATGAAAAATTGGGTTGATGCTTGTAATGTTGATTTAAAAAGTTTTAAAAGCGAATATTACAAAAAAGTATTAAAAGGAAATTTAGAAGATGTATTAGATACAATAAAAAGATTAAAAAAAGCTAATATTTGGCAAGAAATAACAACACTCATAGTCCCAGGAGATAATGATAGCGAAGAAGAATTAACTAAAATTGCTGAATTTATTGCAAGTGTAGGAGTAGAAATTCCTTGGCATATTACAAGATTTCATCCAGATTACAAAGTCACTGATAAAAACCCAACTCCTATTGAAACTATGCTAAAAGCTTATAAAATAGGAAAAAAAGCTGGACTTAAATATGTATATCTTGGAAATGTAGCTATGCCTGTAATTACATATTGTCCTAAATGTAATGAAGAATTAATTATAAGAAGTATTTATAGAGTTGAGAAAAATATTTTAGAGATTGATGAAAATGGTAATGGATTTTGCCCAAAATGCAGAGAAAAAATTGAAGGAGTATGGAAATGA
- the amrB gene encoding AmmeMemoRadiSam system protein B, translating into MRKAVVKEWYGGSCEAVESYIQRFNQIIDENVDEIKAKEVFSLKPKALIVPHAGWMYSGFTANFAYRIASNTNPKRVVVIGPSHRFPIKGISTTLEDVYETPCGLLPIDIEFAKELIKNFDVQNLEMVHQEHSTEVQMPFIYHYFGKIPVVELIYGDYAPEKLKEIIKYAIENNSLVVISSDLSHYYDLKTANALDYNCLEAVQNLDLRPLSKCEACGKIGITGMILAAIELGLTPFIVDYRTSADVSGDESQVVGYMSAVFI; encoded by the coding sequence ATGAGAAAAGCAGTAGTTAAAGAATGGTATGGGGGAAGTTGCGAGGCAGTTGAGAGTTATATTCAAAGATTTAATCAAATAATTGATGAAAATGTTGATGAAATTAAAGCAAAAGAAGTTTTTTCACTAAAACCAAAAGCTTTAATTGTTCCACACGCAGGATGGATGTACAGTGGATTTACTGCAAATTTTGCTTATAGAATTGCAAGTAATACAAATCCAAAAAGAGTAGTAGTAATAGGACCATCTCATAGATTTCCTATTAAAGGAATATCAACAACTCTTGAAGATGTATACGAAACTCCTTGTGGATTATTACCAATAGACATAGAATTTGCAAAAGAGTTAATTAAAAATTTTGATGTTCAAAACCTTGAAATGGTTCATCAAGAACACTCAACAGAAGTTCAAATGCCTTTTATTTATCATTATTTTGGAAAAATCCCAGTAGTTGAATTAATTTATGGAGATTACGCTCCTGAAAAATTAAAAGAAATTATTAAATATGCAATAGAAAATAATTCATTAGTTGTAATTTCAAGTGATTTGAGTCACTATTATGATTTAAAAACAGCAAATGCACTTGATTATAATTGTCTTGAAGCAGTTCAAAATTTAGACCTAAGACCTTTATCTAAATGTGAAGCTTGTGGTAAAATAGGAATTACAGGAATGATTTTAGCAGCAATAGAACTTGGTCTAACACCATTTATAGTAGATTATCGAACAAGTGCAGATGTAAGCGGAGATGAGAGTCAAGTAGTTGGATATATGAGTGCTGTTTTTATTTAG
- a CDS encoding dihydroorotase yields MKIKVPKSFDLNVKNSESVGRIAKSSQNGGVFAALMIPRHKPIYDKLHLAYNLKRANEENFKLFVAIEGIHEGKLSEISILKNKGASAIYINSDEDMTLIKRVLEYAEFLDIPVFINCNNKSLSIGVMNDSEIAYLLGISGIPNYAESVEVAKMVEMIKHFNAKVIFQSITTKESIEILKNKPKNAYVDVCIDNLYFNDEMLKEFNSLYKTYPPLRSEEDKNALLKACEEGIVDFISSNHIATSQKDIPFEEAEYGISKLDIFTQLAYSLPLKPEIITKLISNNPAKLFNIKINEFIEIEFGEFEVDLSSFASKGKNCPYKKLRAKIV; encoded by the coding sequence ATGAAAATAAAAGTGCCTAAAAGTTTTGATTTAAATGTTAAAAATTCTGAGAGTGTTGGAAGAATTGCGAAATCTTCTCAAAATGGAGGCGTTTTTGCAGCTTTAATGATACCAAGACATAAACCAATCTATGATAAACTCCATTTAGCATATAATTTAAAAAGAGCAAATGAAGAAAATTTTAAACTTTTCGTAGCAATTGAAGGAATACACGAAGGAAAACTTTCAGAGATATCTATTTTAAAAAATAAAGGTGCAAGTGCAATTTATATTAATTCTGATGAAGACATGACATTAATTAAAAGAGTTTTAGAGTATGCTGAGTTTTTGGATATTCCTGTGTTTATAAATTGTAATAATAAATCTTTAAGTATTGGTGTCATGAATGATAGTGAAATAGCTTACTTACTTGGAATTAGTGGAATACCAAATTATGCTGAGAGTGTTGAAGTTGCTAAAATGGTAGAAATGATAAAACATTTTAATGCAAAAGTTATTTTTCAATCAATAACAACAAAAGAATCGATTGAAATTCTAAAAAACAAACCTAAAAATGCCTACGTAGATGTATGTATTGATAATTTATATTTTAATGATGAAATGTTAAAAGAGTTTAATTCTCTTTATAAAACGTACCCTCCTCTAAGAAGTGAAGAAGATAAAAATGCCCTGCTTAAAGCTTGTGAAGAAGGTATAGTAGATTTTATCTCTTCAAACCACATTGCAACTTCGCAAAAAGATATCCCTTTTGAAGAAGCAGAATATGGAATTTCTAAACTTGATATTTTTACACAACTTGCCTATTCTCTTCCTTTAAAACCTGAAATAATTACTAAACTAATCTCGAATAATCCAGCCAAATTATTTAATATAAAAATTAATGAATTTATTGAAATAGAATTTGGTGAATTTGAAGTTGATTTGTCTTCTTTTGCCTCAAAAGGTAAAAACTGCCCTTATAAAAAACTTCGTGCAAAAATAGTTTAG